Proteins encoded in a region of the Bactrocera tryoni isolate S06 chromosome 4, CSIRO_BtryS06_freeze2, whole genome shotgun sequence genome:
- the LOC120774271 gene encoding uncharacterized protein LOC120774271 isoform X1, with amino-acid sequence MASIWRYPNRTKYRAKVPQDHEDYYRLDPSKYNIENAYDIYRALCCRNTSDTKLLFLLNGLATLCKQQQTEAHNPKNYLGFNTEELLYCLSVSLIHTFTQVRAAALRTIRYVLATPRDVKIFNSMQLQHLVCRSIDVLLKNDDERVQALKLIRKMLAISPVDINPVLVRCLVSLADSGIEDGDNMLRACLATLCEFAVLNPVLLIVCGGVTAITRNVLECHNPRIAESLCGVLLYLLEWPQTRNISGVRLDCLAAPYCDFTYRLGIMNKNKDARELRYTSCRLALLSVLRSWTGTIEFCNPSKPSGLKAIVDTLYLNQMEVRKAILDLLYELLNVPQPPWTDDYTIALQTVDPSDFQDAWLLSNGFVAMEGRFILPSLAARAPNVCEQHLSLLLYCFLETGLLNALVEVIRSSDTHLSVRATVLVGKILHLMHTHLPADICSTSPALPTLISHATQGNQNATAAISALQNYQKMLRNRPASCSLFLDSIIQGGSLIQTRLFRREINAQDHARSFSGNALQSPPVGGHLTSGGTLGIGAGGGLLTSDRQRLDSVSSSDESNVQPSSSRRASFRFKRKLLPFFENQRVAKLIRDSNVLSSPDDSGWDWDIIITILRSNIMRRVDDTVNNFLKSLLDYYKPSKNRFSHQDLGRPGRTMPAFVIAGLDFIDWLLANPMMESIRILTDYFSDISKQLLAVSTSNRAHDCLFSPQHMSSTMCQQYFLYIGRMCRAQNGIRILTDTAVFEHLINLVRNTDHVCYVKLAVSALDYSLESVTRKVLEKALTVAKVRSGRLYATQFLTVLLRARLHNFEVWGIPLIIQQTKDPDRSVVLAALDVLEEACHEKYYLEEIVSLWPDLKSLGDGGRLIMARYYSLSRGLNRLQARIQEEIEYWKSGYNKRYVLLVEANTHSSLTLHIRNEDGHYSRRNCNTRPIIIPPNIPPHLYGQMVQTAQGTTALRKYGDLPHLVDVISRGKCTDDAECLELKSAIWAVGHASTHSNGIEYFVESGSRIYEKLVILATKCVVYSIRATCFNVLGLIGGTNDGANILYKLNWLSVRHDRNTVWPVHQPEDWMSNNYTPVRHHYEDMPPYNYTGIDDQIDGSYTGSYWNLLLSSSSTTGHDGGAASASSEAPDANTTADSSKTCDDIATTKPPQPQPQHQPTLQQTVSAKSKTLPESTYMRHSKHQRSLSESKTTDVISLISGTAIGAMGVQHPAHRIRYNSCTDSNTSGVSSCESVTMRIQNVGDFQQFPLSPIPSMSNLVVDVQPQRSLLLRGTSLVGASYLNTSLSPADIKGYAQLRSLRKYCRPMVSESATDVYDIIDRIEFLSLGSSVMRPRKSSFGESQRRMKVRSLDRQSSLRIPRLDFEELQQVPLPTLAAPKFLAQNDLKGPCYAGICLPKNLLDLFPTRNAGRTYVSRDIQDQDLMDINLLTANQQFLNDSLNNECGDESSVISSLSDVSSVSKRSKWLGAKHGRNNCLHCSRARRNRTHTQRLDSDAAAACAALTTGGELYTSSGTLVGATTTTHVTRKTNKQPPAAQQLPSIQQSSTKSQAPQQNAQSSSTIQLSDISFNSPESILSEESMPDRLTANILFNVQRLANPVSARLTKKALLELKQKHPAAFQDICLYSEVCKTLGRSSYRMNARRFLQELFLDLNFDSFYAEPSDILLKKEKYMDFERDRNEVERLHELSGSSRATKGKSGASAALGAIAGGIGAEASGGTTKVLTTQSIAGLGYMPTHKAVAHLSGKLQPLASVYETSCENLLQDGTTKAELNVKTKLKGDNNREDKMDARTKAKTQLNTSASVSVTSSLGREMRNELRITSDSDESDYEDTNRSTQWIAAPSVLTNDDVDEVDGIAIQRCSITPASSTTAAFSCNTTGTNTASSQPTISSSNCSSEQTTNSSNRSSICTISRQPTMASGFSDNNMEHISISSNSNINNNNNNNANANVNTSSSSTNLNANISTSVSSGSVGTSTSTGISSCGVGVGVGVGGANNTGGASILENQNKKYTRGRFYTLELDLSCTKNKFPITDRSRNSANWKTESAVATAAAAATTSAANTTTTTYIDGAILRRSSCTQRVDANGGPFTVGATKQTQNLLTTTNTGTTSPATNSSNASFHYRLPIMRQSYTAGITPQMQYIHQDDSSSETTLDTTTTTTTTISNNSNAPAGVAAVDPLPAKHNVAACNQPTTSTTSSANTLTITKSLAASLAKPIGSLYCEKRLQALKMDTKATDT; translated from the exons ATGGCCTCGATTTGGCGGTATCCGAATAGAACGAAGTACCGTGCTAAAG ttccACAAGATCACGAAGACTACTACCGACTGGACCCCAGTAAATATAACATAGAAAATGCCTATGATATCTATAGAGCTCTGTGTTGCCGCAACACAAGCGATACTAAACTCCTATTTTTGCTTAACGGTCTGGCAACACTTTGCAAACAGCAACAGACGGAGGCGCATAATCCCAAAAATTATTTAGGCTTTAACACAGAAGAGTTGCTCTATTG TTTGAGCGTCTCGCTAATCCACACATTTACGCAAGTGCGTGCTGCCGCTTTGCGCACTATCCGTTATGTGCTGGCGACACCACGTGATGTCAAAATATTCAACTCAATGCAGCTGCAACATTTAGTATGCCGCTCCATCGATGTGCTACTGAAGAACGATGATGAACGCGTGCAAGCACTGAAATTG ATTCGCAAGATGCTGGCCATTTCACCGGTCGACATCAATCCTGTGCTCGTGCGTTGCCTGGTGTCGCTCGCCGATAGCGGCATTGAAGACGGCGATAACATGTTGCGCGCCTGCCTGGCCACACTATGTGAGTTCGCGGTGTTGAATCCTGTGCTGTTGATCGTCTGCGGCGGCGTCACAGCAATCACACGCAACGTCCTGGAATGTCACAATCCACGTATCGCTGAGAGCCTGTGCGGCGTGCTGCTGTACTTGCTGGAGTGGCCACAGACGCGCAACATATCGGGCGTGCGACTGGATTGCCTCGCAGCGCCCTATTGCGATTTCACATACCGCTTGGGCATCATGAACAAAAATAA GGATGCCCGTGAATTGCGTTATACTAGTTGCCGCCTGGCATTGCTGTCGGTTTTGCGCAGTTGGACCGGTACAATTGAGTTCTGTAATCCAAGCAAACCGTCGGGGTTAAAAGCAATAGTGGATACGCTGTATCTGAATCAAATGGAAGTGAGA AAAGCAATATTGGATTTGCTTTACGAACTTTTGAATGTACCACAACCGCCCTGGACGGATGATTACACGATAGCCTTGCAAACTGTCGATCCGTCCGACTTTCAg GATGCCTGGTTGCTCAGCAATGGCTTTGTTGCAATGGAAGGACGCTTTATCTTGCCGAGTTTGGCCGCACGTGCGCCAAATGTTTGCGAGCAACATTTGTCATTACTGTTATACTGTTTTCTAGAGACTGGACTGTTAAATGCACTCGTCGAGGTGATCAGATCGAGCGATACGCATCTGTCAGTGCGTGCCACTGTGCTAGTTG gtAAAATCTTACATTTAATGCATACACATTTACCGGCGGATATCTGTAGCACCAGCCCGGCACTGCCGACACTAATTTCGCACGCAACTCAGGGTAATCAAAATGCCACCGCCGCAATATCAGCTTtacaaaattaccaaaaaatgcTACGCAATCGTCCTGCATCATGTAGTTTATTTTTGGATAGTATTATACAAGGGGGAT CCTTAATACAAACACGTCTGTTTCGTCGTGAAATCAACGCTCAGGATCATGCGCGTTCGTTTAGTGGCAATGCATTGCAATCGCCGCCAGTCGGCGGTCATTTAACCAGTGGCGGTACACTGGGTATTGGCGCTGGTGGTGGTCTGCTCACTAGTGATCGACAGCGTCTCGACTCGGTCTCATCCAGCGACGAGTCGAATGTGCAACCATCCTCATCGCGGCGTGCAAGCTTCCGTTTCAAGCGAAAACTATTACCGTTCTTCGAAAACCAGCGTGTGGCTAAATTAATACGTGATTCGAATGTATTGTCTTCACCGGACGATAGTGGTTGGGACTGGGATATTATTATCACCATATTGCGC TCGAACATAATGCGCAGAGTCGACGATACGGTCAACAATTTCCTCAAATCTCTCTTGGACTATTACAAACCGAGTAAAAATCGCTTTTCTCACCAAGACTTGGGCCGACCTGGAAGAACTATGCCAGCGTTCGTTATTGCAGGCTTGGATTTCATTGATTGGCTGCTGGCTAATCCGATG ATGGAGAGCATACGCATACTCACCGATTACTTTTCGGACATCAGCAAACAATTGCTGGCCGTGAGCACATCAAATCGTGCACACGACTGCCTCTTTAGTCCACAGCACATGAGTAGTACAATGTGTCAGcagtattttttatacattggCCGCATGTGCCGCGCACAAAATGGTATTCGTATACTAACCGACACGGCTGTGTTTGAGCA CTTGATAAATTTGGTGCGCAATACGGACCATGTCTGCTATGTGAAGCTAGCTGTCTCCGCTCTAGATTACTCCTTAGAATCGGTGACACGTAAGGTGCTGGAGAAGGCCTTAACTGTGGCAAAAGTGCGTAGTGGCCGCCTGTATGCCACACAATTTTTGACCGTGCTACTGCGTGCACGTCTGCACAATTTCGAGGTCTGGGGCATACCGCTGATCATACAGCAGACGAAAGATCCCGATCGTAGTGTCGTTTTGGCAGCGTTAGATGTGCTTGAAGAGGCTTGTCACGAAAAG TATTATCTCGAGGAGATTGTTAGCTTATGGCCGGATCTAAAGTCACTTGGCGATGGTGGACGCTTAATAATGGCGCGTTACTATTCACTGTCGCGTGGCTTGAATCGTTTGCAGGCGCGCATACAAGAAGAGATTGAGTACTGGAAGAGCGGCTATAATAAACG CTATGTCCTGCTTGTCGAGGCTAATACACATTCCAGTTTAACATTGCACATACGCAATGAAGATGGGCACTATAGTCGTCGTAATTGCAATACCCGACCGATTATAATTCCTCCAAATATTCCACCTCATCTCTACGGGCAAATGGTACAAACGGCTCAAGGTACAACGGCATTGCGAAAATATGGCGATTTACCGCATTTGGTTGACGTGATTAGTCGTGGCAAGTGCACGGATGATGCCGAGTGTCTGGAATTGAAGTCGGCCATTTGGGCCGTTGGGCACGCATCGACGCACTCGAATGGAATTGAATATTTCGTAGAATCGGGATCGAG AATCTACGAGAAATTGGTCATATTGGCAACAAAATGTGTCGTATACTCAATACGAGCCACTTGCTTCAATGTGTTGGGTCTGATTGGCGGTACAAACGACGGTGCTAATATACTCTACAAGCTAA ATTGGTTGAGTGTGCGGCACGATCGCAACACAGTTTGGCCGGTGCATCAACCGGAAGATTGGATGTCGAATAACTACACACCGGTGCGGCATCATTACGAAGATATGCCACCATACAATTACACCGGTATTGATGATCAAATCGATGGCTCATATACGGGTAGCTATTGGAATTTGCTCTTGAGCAGCAGCAGTACAACGGGTCATGATGGTGGCGCCGCCAGCGCTAGCTCCGAAGCGCCAGATGCTAATACCACGGCGGACAGCAGTAAGACGTGCGATGATATTGCCACGACAAAGCCACCGCAACCGCAACCACAACACCAGCCGACGCTGCAGCAAACGGTTAGCGCCAAATCGAAGACCCTACCGGAGAGCACATATATGCGTCATAGCAAGCATCAGCGTTCGTTGTCGGAGTCGAAAACTACGGATGTGATCAGTCTAATAAGCGGCACGGCCATTGGCGCTATGGGCGTGCAACATCCGGCGCATCGCATACGTTACAACTCGTGCACCGATTCGAATACATCGGGTGTGAGCAGTTGTGAGTCGGTGACCATGCGTATACAGAATGTGGG CGATTTTCAGCAATTTCCGTTGAGTCCTATACCGAGCATGTCGAATCTAGTGGTCGATGTGCAACCGCAAAGAAGTCTCCTACTGCGTGGTACCTCCTTGGTTGGTGCTTCATATCTGAATACCTCACTCAGTCCGGCGGATATAAAAGGCTATGCGCAGCTACGTTCATTGCGTAAGTACTGCCGACCAATGGTCTCCGAGTCGGCGACAGACGTTTATGACATTATCGATCGCATTGAGTTTCTCTCACTCGGTTCGTCGGTGATGCGTCCACGCAAATCTTCTTTTGGCGAATCGCAACGGCGCATGAAAGTGCGCAGCTTGGATCGGCAATCTTCGCTGCGCATACC GCGCTTGGACTTTGAGGAATTGCAGCAGGTACCGTTGCCAACACTGGCGGCACCAAAGTTTCTAGCACAAAACGATTTGAAAGGCCCTTGCTATGCAG GTATTTGTCTTCCGAAAAATCTGCTTGATCTCTTCCCTACCCGCAATGCGGGACGCACCTACGTCTCACGCGATATACAAGATCAAGATTTGATGGATATAAATTTGCTTACGGCAAATCAACAGTTCCTCAACGATTCTCTGAACAATGAATGCGGCGATGAATCTTCGGTTATATCGTCGCTTTCGGACGTGTCGTCGGTGAGTAAGCGTTCGAAATGGCTGGGCGCCAAGCACGGACGCAACAATTGCCTCCACTGCTCACGTGCGCGACGCaatcgcacacatacacaacgCCTGGATAGTGACGCCGCCGCCGCGTGTGCCGCACTCACCACAGGCGGTGAACTTTATACCAGCAGTGGTACCCTAGTTGGCGCCACAACAACTACACACGTTACGCGTAAGACCAACAAACAGCCACCAGCCGCACAACAACTGCCAAGCATACAACAGTCGAGTACGAAGTCACAAGCGCCGCAGCAAAACGCGCAAAGCTCCTCCACTATACAGCTGTCGGACATCTCATTCAACTCGCCGGAAAGCATACTGAGTGAAGAGAGCATGCCCGATCGCCTCACCGCCAACATATTGTTCAACGTGCAACGTCTGGCCAACCCGGTCAGTGCGCGGCTGACGAAGAAGGCACTGTTGGAGCTGAAGCAGAAGCATCCAGCGGCCTTCCAAGATATTTGCCTCTATTCCGAGGTGTGCAAAACGCTGGGGCGCAGCAGTTATCGCATGAATGCGCGTCGATTTCTACAGGAACTATTTCTTGACTTGAATTTCGACTCGTTCTATGCGGAGCCCTCAGATATTCTATTGAAGAAGGAAAAGTATATGGATTTCGAGCGGGACCGCAATGAAGTGGAGCGCTTGCATGAGCTGAGCGGTAGCTCACGCGCAACCAAAGGTAAGAGTGGTGCGTCCGCTGCATTGGGCGCTATTGCTGGTGGTATTGGTGCGGAAGCAAGCGGTGGCACTACGAAGGTATTAACAACACAAAGCATAGCTGGCTTGGGCTATATGCCGACGCACAAGGCGGTAGCGCATCTCAGTGGCAAGCTACAACCACTGGCTAGTGTTTACGAGACCAGCTGTGAAAACCTGCTACAGGATGGTACAACAAAGGCTGAACTAAATgtgaaaacgaaattaaaagGTGATAATAATCGTGAGGACAAAATGGATGCGCGTACAAAAGCTAAAACGCAACTCAACACATCCGCCTCGGTGAGTGTCACTTCGTCGTTGGGTCGCGAAATGCGCAATGAGTTGCGTATCACCTCCGACAGCGATGAAAGCGATTATGAAGACACGAATCGTTCGACGCAGTGGATTGCGGCACCCTCAGTGCTGACCAACGACGATGTGGACGAAGTGGATGGCATTGCGATACAACGGTGTTCCATTACGCCTGCCTCGTCGACGACGGCAGCGTTTTCATGTAACACGACCGGCACAAATACCGCCTCCAGTCAGCCGACGATAAGCAGCAGTAATTGCAGCAGCGAACAAACGACGAACAGCAGCAATCGGAGCAGTATTTGTACGATATCGCGACAACCGACGATGGCCAGCGGATTCTCGGACAACAATATGGAGCACATTAGCATAAGCAGCAAtagcaacatcaacaacaacaataacaacaatgcgaATGCTAATGTGAAtacgagcagcagcagcacgaATTTGAATGCGAATATAAGTACGAGCGTGAGCAGCGGCAGCGTCGGCACGAGCACAAGCACGGGCATCAGCAGTTGTGGCGTCGGCGTCGGCGTAGGCGTCGGTGGCGCCAACAACACAGGCGGAGCGAGCATATtagaaaaccaaaataaaaagtatacacGCGGACGTTTTTATACGCTTGAATTGGACTTGAGTTgtacgaaaaataaatttcccaTTACAGATCGTAGCCGCAATAGTGCAAATTGGAAAACGGAAAGTGCTGTCGCCaccgccgctgccgctgccacaACGTCCGCCgccaacaccaccaccaccacctaCATTGATGGCGCAATTCTGCGGCGTAGCAGCTGTACGCAACGTGTTGACGCAAATGGTGGACCGTTCACGGTGGGCGCAACAAAGCAAACGCAAAAtttactaacaacaacaaacaccggAACCACGTCGCCAGCAACTAACAGCAGCAACGCCAGTTTCCACTATCGTCTGCCCATCATGCGGCAATCTTACACAGCAGGCATTACGCCACAAATGCAATACATCCACCAGGATGACAGCAGCAGTGAAACGACACTCGACACTACTACAACCACTACCACTACAattagcaacaacagcaacgctcCCGCTGGCGTCGCTGCGGTTGACCCATTGCCCGCTAAACACAATGTTGCTGCGTGTAATCAGCCAACAACGAGCACGACGAGTAGCGCTAATACACTAACAATAACTAAGAGCTTGGCGGCGTCACTGGCGAAGCCTATCGGCAGTTTGTACTGTGAGAAACGCTTGCAGGCGCTAAAAATGGACACAAAAGCCACTGACACTTAA